cacaaacacacaaaactaAATCTACACACATCTTTGTAAAGATGTTAGATAAAGAAGCCCTTCTCATTGTTGATAGGCACACAAGATGTGCACTTTTCAATTGAGAAACAAAGCAGAATGCAAATTATCGGGGGATCTCAAAGTTGAACGCTATCAGGGCCAAAATAACTCAATTATTTGGTTTGAAGTTACTTAAATATTATTTTGAGAGAAAAATTAATTACATTGCACGGTTGATATCACTTCCAttgactgttagctagctagctgtgggtAAAGTTAGCGGATGTTGGCGGAAAAAAAAACGAACCATGGATTCGGTTTTCTaccatagactactttcaggatGAGGAACCATCTAATCATCTAAATAACAAACTTccgcagagagacagaaagcacGATAGCTATGCCTAATAAATTCACAAATTTACCAGATACAAACCTAAAACAACATCGAGTCACTCCGCTCTTTTTCTGCCGTGGTTACCCGGTCAAGACTAGAAGGTATCCAGCTTTGGTCAAATTAACATCAAAAGTTGATTtattttgcattttagctaaccctaaccataactctTGTCATAACCTTAACACAATTATCCTAAGCTGCTACGTTCATTCTCTTAACCTGCTTCGTAAATTATCATAACTTGCTGCGAAAAGTCAAATAtgatgttaatttgacaaaagctggatcccgTCTAGCCATAACCTGGCTTTCACCCCACCATATTGTTGTGCAGCCCACAAATGTGTTCGATTAGAAACAACAATTTAATGGATAGATTTGATCTAAATGAAAAACGTTTCATTATTATATCTTGTAGATGTCATAGTTAATCAGTAGTTAATTATTCCATAATTGATACTGAGCTACATTAATTGTATATGTTTTACAAGTACCTGGATTTGTCTTGGAACCAAAAGAACGCATAGTAATAGTTATTTTCCGGAATTATTTATGTAAAACACACGTTATGTCTGCCGCTGCAAATAGCAAAGGATTTCACTACGCATCCATTCGCTACTGTCATAGACTAATAACAACTGCGGTTACCCAGCTATTTATGAGGTATATTTTCAAATAATTTTATGTTAGCTATGAAATTTGTGTCACAGGACGAATGACTGTCGTGATGAAGGCTTAtatcatgctagctagctagctagttacctagGTAGCTAACAACGTTAGCTTAATTTCACATGGATGGTTGTATTGACACTGGAACTATTTCGTGTCCTACCTTCGCTGCCATTCAGTTCAGCACTACTAGCCACTAACGTTATAATAATGTTCAGTGCTTTAAAAATAATCATCAAAATTATACAAGTGTCATAGAAGCATTAATTATGGAGTACTCCACAGGCAAATACTCAGCTCTTTTATGGATATTTTAGTATATCAGAAACTACTTATGGACATTTTGTTGGCTTCTTACTAAATCCGATTCTCTGTTATTCTCTCCAGATCAACCATCTTTGGCTGAAATGAATTTTCTACGTAACCGTCTTGTTGTGCTGGGCCTGGTGTTGCTGGCCACTGTTCTGTTGTACCTGCTACTGCCGTCCATTCGTCAGGGCAGCATGGAGCCTTCGCTGGATGTCCAGAGGATGGGCCTGGtggctgtctctcctcctccgccTCCTGCCATCAACGTGTCCGTCCGCACAGGGCAGCTACCCGGGGACCCTCCACTCTTCTTCAGGGAAGCTTTGCCGGTCGATGGATCTGGTAGGCAGATATTGCCCAGGTGAGGGTAGTCAGCAGCAGTAAAAGTTGTCAGACATCCACACACTGAACTCTCTCCTCATACAAATTAGCCCAGCCCAGCAACCTCTTATCTGGAAACTGCTTAAAGTAAGAATTGCAGAGAACCCAAGCCCATGTAAACAGATTTACCTAAAGATGTGTTGATGCATAAGCACTGTAGTTACTCAATAATTATGGTTACCCTGTGCAGTTGTTAGTCACTGGATTGCCGTTACAGTAGTGAGGGAGGACTGAAATAAATAGTGACTTAAACACCTGGTTGTCTTTCCTATACAGGCTGCAAGTGGTCCTTCTCCATGGCCAAGCTTTCTCTTCCAAAACCTGGGAGGAACTGGGCACCCTGGCCTTGCTGGCCACAAACGGATACCAGGCCTTGGCTGTGGACCTACCAGGTTCGAGCTACAATAACATTCAAGCCTGAGAATGTTATGTTGTTTACCTGGCTGAAATGCAGTTAAAGCCcacttaaagctggaatccttaatggtgaaactgccacaTCTGTTTGGGattttacaacaacaaagaagttacttcaAACAACCAACACTGTTTTTTCCCGCAGACATCATTGCACGTGCGATAGAACAGTATGTAATGATTTTTTTTAACCACGATGCTGGATGCTCTTCGCCTCTGTTTCAACAACGAAACAGTAACAAATGTTACTGCAGATTTCAGCTTTAACTgtggtttaacctctatgggctaggcgggacgaattcgtcccacctacgtaacagccactttaagcctgtggcgcgattttcaaaaccttaaaaatcctattacttcaatttctcaaacatatgactatttcacagctatttaaagacaagactctcgttaatctaaccacactgtccgatttcaaaaaggctttacaacgaaagcaaaacattagattatgtcagcagagtaccaagccagaaataatcagacacccatttttcaagctagcatataatgtcacataaacccagaagacagctaaatgcagtactaacctttgatgatcttcatcagatgacaaccctaggacattatgttatacaatacatgcatgttttgttccatcaagttcatatttatatcaaaaaccagcttttacattagcatgtgacgttcagaactagcataccccccgcaaacttccggaggaattcgctaacattttactaaattactcacgataaacgttcacaaaaagcataacaattattttaagaattatagatacagacctcctctatgcactcgatatgtccgattttaaaatagctttttggtgaaagcacattttgcaatattctaagtacatagcccaggcatcacgggctagctatttagacacccggcaagtttagcactcaccataatcatatttactattataaaagtttgattaccttttgttgtcttcgtcagaatgcactcccaggactgctacttcaataacaaatgttggtttggtccaaaataatccatcgttatatccaaatagcggcgttttgttcgtgcgtcccagacactatctgaaattgtaaatcagggtcgtgcgcatggcgcaattcgtgacaaaaaaaaaatcgaaatattccattaccgtacttcgaggcatgtcaaccgctgtttaaaatccatttttatgccatttttctcgtaaaaaagcgataatattccgaccgggaatgtccatttagctaaactgaggaaagtaaacaaagctttcggtcgacgcgggcacgcgcctgagtctcacagtactgtaaccagccactacccaaacgcgctactttgtttcagccagagcctgcaaagccacgattcagctttttgccgccttctgagaccctatggcagccgtaggaagtgtcacgggacagctaagatcctcactcttcaataaacagagacaagaagaacgacaccttgtcagacaggccacttcctgcctgaaaccttgtcaggtttttgcctgccaaatgagttctgttatactcacagacaccattcaaacagttttagaaactgtagggtgttttctatccatatgtaataagtatatgcatattctagttactgggtaggagtggtaaccagattaaatcgggtatgttttttatccagccgtgtcaatactgccccctatcctaaacaggttttaaTGTGCTGCATGGTGTTGTTCACTGTGTAGCACAGCATCACTGACCCAACTGTTGGGAATGGCAGCGTGAAGGAGTTGGAAGGGAACACTATAATTACTGAACTTAAATACATATCAAGTTAGGTTCCTTGGTTCTCATTGAATTCTACAAATGTTTTTTTACACCCACACAAAATGCCAAATGGGATGGAGAACATATCTTATAATGCTTTATCAGTTATTTCTCCCACCAGGATTTGGGAACTCTCCAGACTCGGATGCTGTGAAGACAGACCAGCATCGGGTGGACCTTCTGGGGAGGTTTATGGAGGCTTTGGGCGTGAGGACAGCGGTGCTGCTCAGCCCCTCTATGAGCGGCCACTACTCCATCCCCTTCCTCATGAAACACAGTGCCCAGCTGCACGGCTTCATCCCCATAGCCCCAGTAGGAACCCGCAGCTACACCCCTCAGCAGTACCAGGGCATCCAGGTGAGAGCTGTAATGCTGGGTTTTTGGGTGGTTGGGAGTTCAGACTGATGCATAAACCTAATAAAAGCAAAGAACTGGATGAAATTTTGCTTGGAACTTCATACTTTTTTGGGGTGTGAACCAGCTTCCAGTGGGATgcttgtagtagtagcagcggaAGCAGTGCGGAAATGCCACTGTAAAGATGGCAATGATTACTTGAAGGCTGTGGCAGACCcggggggtttggtcaagacgtttacccATATCAGTCACGGACAGAGAAGGATTAGCTcaggtttcaagggtgtttatttaaataatagaTCAAAAAGAAAATGATAGGTCTCCCCtatgagaccctctccgggatgCCGTCTTCAGGTATTCCGGGTCTGGCTGTATCCTGTCGGGCACAAAACTGAACTCCCTCTTCTTACCTCGGCAGCCGTCAACAGTACCacgggagtcctttcttcccccattcctcctgtgtgctgcccttctggcagctttatgggccttgcacagctggtgagcaatccgcccttgattactcaccagctcccaatcagccccaattagtcctggctggagaacccgtcgagacctggcacgtccagcagatggagccatcgcctcatgatgtatactccatctgttaccaggcctcgacgagtctcccccctggtggctgacctgctgtacgccacaaggcatgcagtgccttcagaaagtattcataccccttgacttattccacattttgttgttacagcctgaattcaaaattgattaaatgttttttttttctcacccatctacacacaataaaccaaagtgaaaacatattttagaattttttactaatttatttaaaattaaatacataaatatgcaatttacagaagtattcacacccctgagtcaatacttttgttgaagcaccattggcagcgattacaactgagtttttcaggataagtCTCTTAAtagcttttcacacctggattgtgcaatattttcccattattttttaaagaattattcaagctctgtcaaattggttgttgatcattgctagatatccattttcaggtcttgctgtGGATTTACAAgtatatttaagtcaaaactgtaacttggccactgtcttcctggtaagcaactccagtgtagatttggccttgtgttttaggttattgttctgctgaaaggtgaattaatctcccagtgtctggtggaaagcagactgaaccaggttttcctctaggatttttgctgtgcttagctccattcccaTTTATTTGTTATcctaaaaactccccagtccttaatgattacaagcatacttataacatgatgcagccaccactatgcttgaaaatgtggAGAGTGGAACTcactaatgtgttgtattggatttgccacaaacataacactttgtattcaggacaaaaagtgaattatttttgccacattttttgctgtattactttattgccttgttgcaaacaggatgtatgttttggaatattttatatTCTGTAAaggctttcttcttttccctctgtcaactaggttagtattgtggagtaactacaatgtcgttgatccatcctcagtttttctcctatcaaagccattaaactctaactgtttttaagtcaccattggcttcatggtgaaatttCTGAGCGATTTCCTTCATCTCCGGCGACTGAGATAGGAATGATGACTGTATCCTTagtgtgactgggtgtattgatataccattcaaagtgtaatcaaccattcaaagtgtaatcaacttcaccatgttcaacgGGGTATTccatttttttacccatctaccaatagttgcccttctttgcaaggcattggaaaacctccctcgcctttgtggttgaatctgtgttttaaattcactgagggaccttacagataattgtatgtggggGGTACAGagttgaggtagtcattaaaaaatcatgttaaaaactattattgcacacagagtgagttcatACAACTTATTAGGTGACTTGTTAAGCCCATTTTACCCCTGAATTTATTtaaacttgccataacaaaggggttgaatactaattgactcaaggcatttcagctttttattttttattaatttgtaaaaagaaaaacataattccactttgacattatggggtaacgagtgaccaaaaaaaatctatatttaatccattttaaattcggctgtaacaaaaaaaatgtggaacaggtcaagggatctgaatactttctgaaggcactgtacattttgTTTACTTTGTAAGGGTTACTGTATATAGTCACTCTTAAGCAGTTAGTATCTGACATAATGGTCTTGGGCACAGCTAAACGGTTCTCTTGGCACAGAGAAATACACCAATAACAGCCGGTCTTGTCGTCTTACATCAGTGGAAGTCTGTGATTGTTTTAAGGTTATCCCTGACTGGGCTCACACACAGTCATAGTTGGTGTGTTTTAACTCAATTCACAATTAAATTCAATTACTCAGAGCCTCTATCAGTAATAAATCAGTGACATTTTTCTGATAAGGATATTTACAGGTTTTGTTTACATAAAAAATGTCCCTGACTGCTTTTGAATATTGTGCACCCATGCAAAATAACCACCGGGGAGCAGAATGGCGCTAtgggtatttattttattttatttcacctttatttaacca
The sequence above is drawn from the Salmo salar chromosome ssa22, Ssal_v3.1, whole genome shotgun sequence genome and encodes:
- the abhea gene encoding abhydrolase domain-containing protein 14A isoform X2, translated to MNFLRNRLVVLGLVLLATVLLYLLLPSIRQGSMEPSLDVQRMGLVAVSPPPPPAINVSVRTGQLPGDPPLFFREALPVDGSGRQILPRLQVVLLHGQAFSSKTWEELGTLALLATNGYQALAVDLPGFGNSPDSDAVKTDQHRVDLLGRFMEALGVRTAVLLSPSMSGHYSIPFLMKHSAQLHGFIPIAPVGTRSYTPQQYQGIQPSTVPRESFLPPFLLCAALLAALWALHSW
- the abhea gene encoding abhydrolase domain-containing protein 14A isoform X1, giving the protein MNFLRNRLVVLGLVLLATVLLYLLLPSIRQGSMEPSLDVQRMGLVAVSPPPPPAINVSVRTGQLPGDPPLFFREALPVDGSGRQILPRLQVVLLHGQAFSSKTWEELGTLALLATNGYQALAVDLPGFGNSPDSDAVKTDQHRVDLLGRFMEALGVRTAVLLSPSMSGHYSIPFLMKHSAQLHGFIPIAPVGTRSYTPQQYQGIQTPTLIVFGALDTNLGAQSHKNLMQLPHHSVLKMEGARHACYMDKPWEFHQALLDFLSKLE
- the abhea gene encoding Abhydrolase domain-containing protein 14A — translated: MNFLRNRLVVLGLVLLATVLLYLLLPSIRQGSMEPSLDVQRMGLVAVSPPPPPAINVSVRTGQLPGDPPLFFREALPVDGSGRQILPRLQVVLLHGQAFSSKTWEELGTLALLATNGYQALAVDLPGFGNSPDSDAVKTDQHRVDLLGRFMEALGVRTAVLLSPSMSGHYSIPFLMKHSAQLHGFIPIAPVGTRSYTPQQYQGIQVRAVMLGFWVVGSSD
- the abhea gene encoding abhydrolase domain-containing protein 14A isoform X3, with the translated sequence MSRGWAWWLSLLLRLLPSTCPSAQGSYPGTLHSSSGKLCRSMDLVGRYCPGCKWSFSMAKLSLPKPGRNWAPWPCWPQTDTRPWLWTYQLFLPPGFGNSPDSDAVKTDQHRVDLLGRFMEALGVRTAVLLSPSMSGHYSIPFLMKHSAQLHGFIPIAPVGTRSYTPQQYQGIQTPTLIVFGALDTNLGAQSHKNLMQLPHHSVLKMEGARHACYMDKPWEFHQALLDFLSKLE